CATCTCAAATTAATTCATCAGGCACGATTAATCCGCTCAAAACTATAGAGGTTGGATCACAGGTTACAGGAAGCGCAAAGAATGTTTTTGTAGATTTCAACTCTGTAGTAAAAAAAGGAGATCCCCTTTTAGAGATTGATCCATACAATCTACAAAGCGAGTTAAAACGCGCACAGGCCGACCAAAAAAAAGCACAGGCCGATTTAAGCCTGACAAGTTCCGTATATAATACTAATAAAGAGCTATACGAGAAAAGACTAATCTCCAAAGAAGAATTTGATGATTCAAGAGCAAAATATCTCTCAGCTTCTGCTGCACTTGAGCAGGCAAACGCAAGTATAGAAATTACCGAGTCTAATTTAGACAGCACAACCGTGCGTTCACCTATAGATGGGATAGTTTTATCCAGAGACATTAATATTGGCGAGAGTGTTAGTCCAAACGGAAAACCACTTTTTTTGATTTCACAAAACCTTTCAGAAATGCAAATAGATACGAATGTTAGTGAGGCCGACATAGGTAAGATAAAAACTGATCAGGGAGCATATTTCACAGTTGATGCTTTTCCAAATAAAACCTTTGAGGGCAAAGTTTCGCAGATACGAAACCAGCCGATAACAAATAACAACGTGGTTACTTATAATGTTGTTATCACGATAGATAACGAAGATAACATTCTTAAGCCCGGAATGACAGCAGACGTAAAAGTTATTGTCGCAGAGAAAAAAGACGTAACCCGGGTACCTACATCGGCTCTTAGATTTATCCCCCCATCTAATGCGCTAATCGAGTCCAACAATGTAGATACTAATACAAACCCGCACGTTTGGGTGCGCTCAAATAATGGACAAATTAAGCCGGTTGTTGTGAAGACAGGTGTCGGAGATGGGCGTTATACCGAGATAGTTGAAGGTGAAGTGCAAAACGGTGATGAAGTTATAGTTGAAGCGATTATAGATAAAGACGGCGGAAACGGCGCCTCATATCTGCCTCAGCCAAAGAGATTTTAATAATGACTGAAAACAGCCCAGTAATCGAAGCAAAAGATATCCATAAAACATATGATCTTGGGGATATCAAAGTAAAAGCTCTAAAAGGAGTTACACTTGATATACAAGACGGTGATTTTGTATCCATAATGGGTGCATCGGGGTCAGGGAAAAGCACATTCATGAATATTATAGGCTGCCTGGATAAACCCACTAAGGGAGAATACTATCTCGATAATAACAAAGTTTCTGAGATGGACAAAGACGAGCTGGCTGAGATTAGAAATATAAAAATCGGATTTGTCTTTCAAAGCTTTAACCTATTAGCAAGAACAACTGCGTTAGAGAACGTTGAGCTTCCTATGATTTATAA
This sequence is a window from Thermodesulfobacteriota bacterium. Protein-coding genes within it:
- a CDS encoding ABC transporter ATP-binding protein — protein: MTENSPVIEAKDIHKTYDLGDIKVKALKGVTLDIQDGDFVSIMGASGSGKSTFMNIIGCLDKPTKGEYYLDNNKVSEMDKDELAEIRNIKIGFVFQSFNLLARTTALENVELPMIYNNTEAEKRSELANNAISMVGLNGREHHLPSQLSGGQQQRVAIARAIVNNPSIILADEPTGNLDSTTSAEIMDIFSDLNQNGKTIIMITHEEDIAKYAQRIISFKDGYILEDKRQ
- a CDS encoding efflux RND transporter periplasmic adaptor subunit: MNLKSPKTYIAIAIIVVAAIFIAPRFFGEPDTSTVYVTAKVDKGNLTSQINSSGTINPLKTIEVGSQVTGSAKNVFVDFNSVVKKGDPLLEIDPYNLQSELKRAQADQKKAQADLSLTSSVYNTNKELYEKRLISKEEFDDSRAKYLSASAALEQANASIEITESNLDSTTVRSPIDGIVLSRDINIGESVSPNGKPLFLISQNLSEMQIDTNVSEADIGKIKTDQGAYFTVDAFPNKTFEGKVSQIRNQPITNNNVVTYNVVITIDNEDNILKPGMTADVKVIVAEKKDVTRVPTSALRFIPPSNALIESNNVDTNTNPHVWVRSNNGQIKPVVVKTGVGDGRYTEIVEGEVQNGDEVIVEAIIDKDGGNGASYLPQPKRF